One window from the genome of Pedococcus badiiscoriae encodes:
- a CDS encoding pyridoxal-dependent decarboxylase codes for MHGYSDQNLEILGDAILAYSADRLKLDPVPLDGPRTLAELDALAGATITAEGIGGIEALKLFEEDLAPACISTDHPRYLSFIPCAPTEAAAMFDLVVGASSIYGGSWLEGAGAVYAENQALRWIADLAGLPPEAGGVFVPGGTIGNLSALVAARHTARVTAAHEGRTGSGARPWRVAATHGAHSSIQSACDVMDAEFVGVDVDDAGRLTGPALREVLLANGPETFFAVVATSGTTNFGIVDDLASVAEVCRELGIWFHVDGAYGGAGLAAPSVRDRYAGIEHCDSFIVDPHKWLFAPFDCCALLYRDPSLARAAHTQHASYLDVLNDAPDWNPTDYSVGLTRRARGLPFWFSLATHGTNAYRDAVERTLEVTRFAAQEIGRRDYLEVAREPDLSVVVFRRLGWSAAQYQEWSDRLLADQFAFVVPTSHAGETLTRFAIVNPRTSEDDIVAILDTMA; via the coding sequence GTGCACGGCTACAGCGACCAGAACCTCGAGATCCTCGGCGACGCGATCCTCGCCTACTCCGCCGACCGACTGAAGCTCGACCCGGTGCCTCTCGACGGCCCGCGGACGCTGGCCGAGCTCGACGCCCTGGCGGGCGCCACCATCACCGCCGAAGGCATCGGGGGCATCGAGGCGCTCAAGCTCTTCGAGGAGGACCTGGCTCCGGCCTGCATCTCCACCGACCACCCGCGGTACCTGTCGTTCATCCCGTGCGCGCCGACCGAGGCCGCGGCGATGTTCGACCTCGTCGTGGGGGCGTCGTCGATCTACGGCGGGTCCTGGCTCGAGGGGGCGGGGGCGGTCTACGCCGAGAACCAGGCGCTGCGCTGGATCGCCGACCTGGCAGGCCTCCCACCGGAGGCGGGCGGCGTCTTCGTCCCCGGCGGCACCATCGGCAACCTGTCAGCGCTGGTCGCCGCGCGGCACACGGCCCGGGTGACGGCAGCCCATGAGGGTCGCACCGGTTCGGGTGCCCGGCCGTGGCGGGTGGCCGCGACGCACGGCGCCCACTCCTCCATCCAGTCGGCCTGCGACGTCATGGACGCCGAGTTCGTCGGGGTCGACGTCGACGACGCGGGCCGGCTCACCGGTCCCGCACTGCGCGAGGTCCTGCTCGCGAACGGTCCGGAGACGTTCTTCGCGGTGGTGGCCACCAGCGGCACGACCAACTTCGGCATCGTCGACGACCTCGCCTCCGTGGCCGAGGTATGCCGCGAGCTCGGGATCTGGTTCCACGTCGACGGCGCCTACGGAGGGGCCGGCTTGGCCGCCCCCTCGGTGCGGGACCGCTACGCGGGCATCGAGCACTGCGACTCGTTCATCGTCGACCCGCACAAGTGGTTGTTCGCGCCGTTCGACTGCTGCGCCCTCCTCTACCGGGACCCGTCCCTGGCCCGCGCGGCACACACGCAGCACGCGTCCTACCTCGACGTCCTCAACGACGCCCCCGACTGGAACCCGACCGACTACTCCGTCGGGCTCACCCGCCGCGCCCGGGGCCTGCCGTTCTGGTTCTCCCTGGCCACCCACGGCACCAACGCCTACCGCGACGCCGTGGAGCGCACGCTGGAGGTCACGCGGTTCGCCGCGCAGGAGATCGGCCGGCGCGACTACCTCGAGGTCGCGCGCGAGCCCGACCTCTCGGTCGTGGTCTTCCGGCGCCTCGGCTGGTCTGCGGCGCAGTACCAGGAGTGGTCCGACCGGCTCCTCGCCGACCAGTTCGCCTTCGTCGTGCCGACCTCGCACGCCGGCGAGACGCTGACCCGGTTCGCGATCGTCAACCCGCGCACCTCCGAGGACGACAT
- a CDS encoding HAD-IA family hydrolase encodes MTPRWPVVLFDFDGTLADTIPLIVASYHHALGSVLGEEPADDEVRSWIGRPLQPVLEERYPGRGAELTDVYREWNLANHDELIRSVAGVPELLDDLHAAGARTGVVSSKKGETVRLGLRAVGLAQRIDVLAGQEETELHKPHPAPLLYAAAQLGAAPRDCVYVGDATVDVEAARAAGMGAVAVTWGAGLEPALAATRPDAIVADVAALRTHLFAPAPG; translated from the coding sequence GTGACTCCCCGCTGGCCCGTCGTCCTCTTCGACTTCGATGGCACCCTCGCCGACACGATCCCGTTGATCGTCGCCTCCTACCACCACGCGCTGGGCTCGGTCCTGGGCGAGGAGCCCGCGGACGACGAGGTCCGCTCGTGGATCGGCCGACCCCTCCAGCCGGTGCTGGAGGAGCGCTATCCCGGTCGGGGTGCCGAGCTCACCGACGTCTACCGCGAGTGGAACCTGGCCAACCACGACGAGCTGATCCGCTCCGTGGCCGGTGTCCCCGAGCTGCTCGACGACCTCCATGCGGCCGGTGCACGCACCGGCGTCGTCTCCTCCAAGAAGGGCGAGACCGTGCGCCTCGGGCTGCGGGCCGTGGGCCTGGCCCAGCGCATCGATGTCCTTGCAGGACAGGAGGAGACCGAGCTGCACAAGCCGCACCCCGCACCCCTGCTGTATGCCGCGGCCCAGTTGGGCGCCGCTCCGCGCGACTGCGTCTACGTCGGCGACGCGACCGTCGACGTCGAGGCGGCCAGGGCCGCGGGGATGGGAGCGGTCGCCGTCACCTGGGGCGCCGGTCTCGAGCCGGCCCTCGCAGCGACCCGACCCGACGCCATCGTGGCCGACGTCGCAGCCCTGCGGACGCACCTGTTCGCCCCTGCCCCCGGCTGA